Proteins encoded within one genomic window of Spiroplasma sabaudiense Ar-1343:
- the potCD gene encoding spermidine/putrescine ABC transporter permease/substrate-binding protein → MKRFFKTSYFAIIMAFIYVPIIIMIIYSFNSGKTISQFEGWSLKWYAEFFKNSPFIKSIITSLFVAIVSTTVSVIIGTLAAIGLSRVNRTTRNAWFSIANIPLVNADVITAVSLMVVFIIAGLKFGIMTLIAAHISFNVPYVLITVMPRLRKIDPNVIDASYDLGSSSTQTMFKIVLPILRPAIIAATAIAFAMSFDDFIISYFTGGDQTNVSTFIYTAKKIQPYINAFGTILVGVIVLSILVWNTISFTKSRNDEIKNQIKEGYYKSKQIDDLNHKLTILYHQLSSNQIVKKSLKPSLRMKATLLKIQIRILENKNYNAKISKLEWKKELISNEIKYEKRLFIAYEKSQTKMKLLEQQLLKNYKSHRKVRFQNAIIKLSKRIKKYESEIEWINERNQSDSDWIKELDAEILELQAEWNRESPLSKKDNLAYKKKIKKLQTKRDELKEGRNQLKLRLVLEKLKDVQSRSQEQLQELVEKQRDLSKVLFSKISLTAKIDKKIETLETKENKTENDFQILSELKQERIETLELKRQVIREKIITAENKIEEIQIKTDAKREKLFPAIEDNAVVSHNKGFFKRSWKTLLAFTLFASSFTLLTVAYVRNNIYDLVIGNWGSYINPEFISEFEKKYEVKVNYQQFDSNESLYNKLYTFNYDVMVPSDYMVQKLVAEDKLQNIDYNKVNIYGEFEETTPGSQITTTRYFKDLEGNEITSKGDRDYTVNADLMKLMFQSPTEDENEGKHLNHNITDYAIPYFWGDLVVVANPNDKVIKFLEDQNVEFAENQQYQIDSSTLSWDIFWKAAQAGLNVRLNEDAKNIFAIASEKMFGTIQPNLSQLDETVAELKKLILRPNVSLLGDNLIEKVALGDFDLALMYNGDAIYANQIYNGEAELEDEDDLFAKNAKLDKNFFFYGRPGMQHENFKEGTNVFSDNLVINKVNRNLDLSYKWINFMLYKSTELTEYVGITSPIQEAMDEVSGEGGVFKNYFNLYIPQISQDPNARGSAFQYSKKDEILNNKIIDAFNSLIAGKN, encoded by the coding sequence ATGAAAAGGTTCTTCAAGACAAGCTATTTCGCAATAATTATGGCATTTATCTATGTGCCGATTATCATTATGATAATCTACTCATTTAATTCAGGTAAAACCATCTCACAATTTGAGGGTTGAAGTCTAAAGTGATACGCAGAATTTTTTAAAAATAGTCCCTTCATAAAATCAATTATTACATCACTGTTTGTGGCAATCGTGTCAACAACGGTTTCGGTAATTATTGGGACTCTAGCCGCTATTGGATTGAGCAGAGTAAATCGAACAACCCGAAATGCTTGATTTTCTATTGCAAATATCCCTTTAGTAAATGCAGATGTAATTACGGCTGTAAGTTTGATGGTGGTATTCATAATAGCTGGACTTAAGTTTGGAATTATGACGTTAATTGCAGCGCATATTTCTTTTAATGTCCCATACGTGCTAATTACAGTAATGCCACGATTAAGAAAAATTGACCCAAATGTAATCGATGCAAGTTATGATTTAGGGAGTTCTTCAACTCAGACAATGTTCAAAATTGTTTTGCCAATTTTGCGACCAGCAATTATTGCAGCAACTGCAATCGCTTTTGCTATGAGTTTTGACGATTTTATTATTTCTTACTTTACCGGGGGAGATCAAACCAATGTCTCAACCTTCATATATACTGCCAAAAAAATTCAACCATATATTAATGCTTTTGGAACAATTTTAGTTGGGGTTATTGTCCTATCAATTCTAGTATGAAACACAATCTCGTTTACTAAGTCGCGAAACGATGAAATTAAAAATCAAATTAAAGAAGGTTACTATAAATCAAAACAAATTGATGACTTAAACCATAAACTTACTATCTTGTATCACCAACTTTCAAGCAATCAAATTGTTAAGAAAAGTTTAAAACCTAGTCTGAGAATGAAAGCGACTTTGCTAAAAATTCAAATTCGGATTTTAGAAAATAAAAACTATAATGCCAAGATTTCAAAATTAGAATGGAAAAAAGAATTAATAAGCAATGAAATAAAATATGAGAAAAGACTATTTATCGCATATGAAAAATCTCAAACTAAGATGAAATTACTTGAACAACAACTTTTGAAAAACTACAAAAGTCATCGAAAAGTGCGCTTTCAAAACGCGATTATCAAGTTATCAAAAAGAATTAAAAAATATGAATCTGAAATTGAATGAATTAACGAAAGAAATCAATCAGATTCTGATTGAATAAAGGAACTGGATGCCGAAATTTTAGAACTTCAAGCCGAATGAAACCGCGAAAGCCCGTTAAGTAAAAAAGATAATCTAGCTTATAAAAAGAAAATAAAAAAATTGCAAACAAAACGTGATGAGTTAAAAGAAGGTCGCAATCAACTAAAATTGCGATTAGTTCTAGAAAAATTAAAAGACGTTCAATCACGTTCGCAAGAACAACTCCAAGAACTTGTTGAAAAGCAACGTGATTTGAGTAAAGTTTTATTTTCAAAAATTTCTTTAACTGCGAAAATTGATAAAAAAATTGAGACGCTAGAGACCAAGGAAAATAAAACTGAGAACGATTTTCAAATATTAAGCGAACTAAAGCAAGAACGTATTGAAACTTTGGAATTAAAACGCCAAGTTATTCGCGAAAAAATAATTACTGCAGAAAACAAAATTGAAGAAATTCAAATTAAAACTGATGCTAAACGCGAAAAATTATTTCCAGCAATTGAAGATAATGCGGTTGTCAGCCATAATAAAGGATTTTTCAAAAGATCTTGAAAGACTTTATTAGCATTTACCTTATTTGCTTCGTCATTTACACTTTTAACTGTTGCTTATGTTAGAAACAATATTTATGATTTAGTTATTGGAAACTGGGGATCTTACATTAATCCTGAGTTTATTTCAGAATTTGAAAAAAAATATGAAGTCAAAGTCAACTACCAGCAATTTGATTCCAATGAATCTTTATATAATAAGTTATATACATTTAACTATGATGTTATGGTGCCAAGTGACTACATGGTTCAAAAACTAGTTGCAGAAGATAAATTACAAAATATTGACTACAATAAAGTAAATATCTACGGAGAGTTTGAAGAAACTACTCCTGGTTCACAAATTACCACAACTCGTTATTTTAAGGATTTAGAAGGCAATGAAATCACTAGCAAAGGTGATCGAGACTATACTGTAAATGCTGACCTAATGAAATTAATGTTTCAGTCACCAACTGAAGACGAAAATGAGGGTAAACATTTAAATCACAATATTACTGATTATGCTATTCCATATTTTTGAGGAGACTTAGTTGTTGTTGCAAACCCCAATGATAAAGTAATTAAATTTTTAGAAGACCAAAATGTTGAGTTTGCAGAAAATCAACAGTATCAAATTGATTCGTCAACTTTAAGCTGAGACATTTTCTGAAAGGCTGCACAAGCTGGTTTAAATGTTCGATTAAACGAAGATGCCAAAAATATTTTTGCAATCGCTTCGGAGAAAATGTTTGGAACAATTCAACCAAATTTAAGTCAATTGGATGAAACTGTTGCGGAATTAAAAAAATTAATTTTAAGACCGAATGTATCATTACTTGGTGATAATTTAATTGAAAAAGTTGCTTTAGGAGACTTTGATTTGGCGCTAATGTATAATGGGGATGCAATTTATGCTAATCAAATTTATAACGGGGAAGCTGAATTAGAGGATGAAGACGACCTATTTGCTAAAAATGCAAAATTGGATAAAAACTTCTTTTTCTACGGAAGACCTGGAATGCAACATGAAAACTTTAAAGAGGGAACTAATGTTTTTTCTGATAATTTGGTAATTAACAAAGTTAATAGAAATTTGGATCTCTCATACAAATGAATTAATTTTATGCTCTACAAATCAACGGAATTAACCGAATATGTTGGGATAACATCCCCAATTCAAGAGGCAATGGATGAGGTTTCAGGAGAAGGTGGAGTATTTAAAAACTACTTCAACCTATACATTCCTCAAATTTCACAAGACCCAAATGCTCGCGGAAGCGCGTTTCAATACAGTAAAAAAGATGAAATTCTTAATAACAAAATTATTGACGCCTTCAATTCATTGATAGCGGGTAAAAACTAG